The sequence GCTACGCAGCGTCAAAAATTCCTTCGTTTCGCTCCAAATATGATTTACTCGCTACGAAACCAGGCAACCTTGAGAAACTGTCAAGAAAACAAACCCCAAAAACATCATGAAGTATGGTCCTTTCGAAATTAAACCATGGCAATTTAAATTTATATAATTAAAATATGCACATTCGCTATGCATTGCATAGAGAATTGACATAGATGCATTAACTTTATTGTGGGGTATTATGGAAGATTTAAAAAAGAAAATTATTGATGAAATACGAAGAACCGCAAAAGAGAACGGAGGTAAGCCTTTAGGTATATCAGGTTTTGAAAAAGAAACTGGAATAAAGGTTTATGAATGGAAGAAATATTGGCCTAGGTTTGGAGATGCACAAAGTGAAGCAGGTTTTATGCCAAACCAACTTACTATTGCTTATTCTGATGAGTTTATTATTGAAAAAGTGGTTGGTGTTATGCGTAAGTTAAATAAATTTCCAACTTTTGATGAACTTAGCATTGAAAAGCGTAGAGATGCGAAATTCCCAGGAATGACGGTTTATTTTAGAAAATATGGATCAAAACAAGAATTTGCGAAGAAAATATTAGAATATTGCACAAGTAGAAAAGGTTATGATGATATTATAAAACTATGCAAACCAATCCTTGAAAAACCTACTTTAATAGATAAAATTGATAATTCTGACATTAATCAAAAATTAGGCGAAGTATATCTTTTTAAATCAGGGCGTTATTATAGAATTGGACGAACAAATGATACTGTAAGGTGTGGAAAAGAAATTAAGATGCAATTAGCTGAGAATCCTGTCTTAATTCATTCAATCAAAACCGATGACCCGAGTGGTATTGAAGCTTACTGGCATAAACGGTTATGGCAAAAAGAATGAATGACAGCGAGTTTTTTAATTTGACTTCAGCAGATATAAAAGCTTTTAAACGCTGGAAGAAGATATTCTAATACTTTGGATATAAATTGGAAAAAAGCGAAAAATAAATCATTGCATCTAACCGGAAAGAGTATCGTAATCATGTATTGACATTTTAATATCATCATGATATAATGAAGTAGAGTCTCATATTATCATGTATAAAAGACTTCAAAAATTCATTGATATAGGAAATAACAGTGCATTCCTTTGGGGGGCAAGGCAGACCGGTAAAAGCACGCTCCTTCACCAAAGATTTCCCAATAGTATTTATTTTGACCTGCTTTTATCCCAAGAGTACGAGAGGCTTGTTAATCGTCCCTATGCTATGAGAGAACAGCT comes from Candidatus Liberimonas magnetica and encodes:
- a CDS encoding GIY-YIG nuclease family protein is translated as MEDLKKKIIDEIRRTAKENGGKPLGISGFEKETGIKVYEWKKYWPRFGDAQSEAGFMPNQLTIAYSDEFIIEKVVGVMRKLNKFPTFDELSIEKRRDAKFPGMTVYFRKYGSKQEFAKKILEYCTSRKGYDDIIKLCKPILEKPTLIDKIDNSDINQKLGEVYLFKSGRYYRIGRTNDTVRCGKEIKMQLAENPVLIHSIKTDDPSGIEAYWHKRLWQKE